A window of Lysobacter terrestris contains these coding sequences:
- the trpE gene encoding anthranilate synthase component I: MQLDAEQFRKLAEAGHTRIPVVREVFSDLDTPLSVYLKLADGPHTYLFESVEGGERFGRYSIIGLPARRVYAFAGHTLFVTEDGELVEHRVVEDPFAEVERLRAAHSVPKIEGLPGFTGGLVGWFGFECVQYIEPRLAEAPAGGEPKPDELGTPDILLMLSEELAVFDNLKGRLYLIVHADPREERAYARAQRRLDELGHRLRQGGPGYPETRDASVLDEADFISGFTREGFIAAVEKSKELIRAGDIFQVVLSQRLSVPFKARPVDVYRALRALNPSPYMYFLDVGGTQVVGSSPEILVRLMGDEVTVRPIAGTRPRGATVEEDQALEAELLADPKERAEHLMLIDLGRNDVGRVSEPGTVEVGEQFVIERYSHVMHIVSEVTGTLKSGLSYADVLRATFPAGTVSGAPKIRALEVIREFEPIRRNVYSGAVGYIGWHGDADTAIAIRTAVIQDGRLHVQAGAGIVYDSDPAKEWDETMNKGRALFRAVAEAVRGL, from the coding sequence ATGCAGCTCGACGCCGAACAGTTCCGCAAGCTCGCCGAAGCCGGCCACACCCGCATCCCGGTCGTGCGCGAGGTCTTCTCCGACCTCGACACGCCGTTGTCGGTGTACCTGAAGCTGGCCGACGGCCCGCACACCTACCTGTTCGAATCGGTGGAGGGCGGCGAACGCTTCGGCCGCTACTCGATCATCGGCCTGCCGGCGCGGCGCGTATACGCCTTCGCCGGCCACACGCTGTTCGTCACCGAAGACGGCGAGCTGGTCGAGCATCGCGTCGTCGAGGATCCCTTCGCCGAAGTCGAGCGCCTGCGCGCCGCGCATTCGGTGCCGAAGATCGAGGGGCTGCCGGGCTTCACCGGCGGCCTGGTCGGCTGGTTCGGCTTCGAGTGCGTGCAGTACATCGAGCCGCGCCTCGCGGAAGCGCCTGCCGGTGGCGAACCCAAGCCCGACGAACTGGGCACGCCCGACATCCTGCTGATGCTCAGCGAAGAGCTGGCGGTGTTCGACAACCTCAAGGGCCGGCTGTACCTGATCGTGCACGCCGACCCGCGCGAGGAGCGCGCCTACGCCCGCGCGCAGCGCCGCCTGGACGAACTCGGCCACCGCCTGCGCCAGGGCGGTCCGGGCTATCCGGAAACGCGCGACGCCAGCGTGCTGGACGAAGCCGACTTCATCTCCGGCTTCACCCGCGAGGGCTTCATCGCCGCGGTGGAGAAATCGAAGGAACTGATCCGCGCCGGCGACATCTTCCAGGTCGTGCTGAGCCAGCGCCTGAGCGTGCCGTTCAAGGCGCGCCCGGTCGACGTGTACCGCGCACTGCGCGCGTTGAACCCGTCGCCGTACATGTATTTCCTCGACGTCGGCGGTACCCAGGTGGTGGGGTCGTCGCCGGAGATCCTGGTGCGCCTGATGGGCGACGAGGTCACCGTGCGCCCGATCGCCGGCACCCGCCCGCGCGGCGCCACCGTCGAGGAAGACCAGGCGTTGGAAGCCGAACTGCTCGCCGATCCCAAGGAGCGCGCCGAGCACCTGATGCTGATCGACCTCGGCCGCAACGATGTCGGCCGCGTCAGCGAACCGGGCACGGTAGAAGTGGGCGAGCAGTTCGTGATCGAACGCTACAGCCACGTCATGCACATCGTCAGCGAAGTCACCGGCACGCTGAAAAGCGGCCTGAGCTACGCCGACGTGCTGCGCGCGACGTTCCCCGCCGGCACCGTCAGCGGCGCGCCGAAGATCCGCGCGCTGGAAGTGATCCGCGAGTTCGAACCGATCCGCCGCAACGTCTATTCCGGCGCGGTCGGCTACATCGGCTGGCACGGCGACGCCGACACCGCCATCGCCATCCGCACGGCGGTGATCCAGGACGGCCGCCTGCACGTGCAGGCCGGCGCCGGCATCGTCTACGACTCCGATCCCGCGAAGGAGTGGGACGAGACGATGAACAAGGGCCGCGCGCTGTTCCGCGCCGTGGCCGAGGCCGTGCGCGGACTCTGA